The following DNA comes from Mycolicibacterium lutetiense.
ATGTGTTCCCCAAGTTGTTCCTGCCGGGGTTGGCCGGGCTCACCCAGGGCCCGGGCTTCCCGAACTTGAGCTGTCTCGGCCTGTTGTCCGATCGGGTACTGGGTGCGAACCTGGCCCACCCCTCGATGAGGAGAGTCGATGAGTTCCAATCCGTTCGATGACGAGAACGGCACGTTCTACGTACTGGTCAACGATGAGGAGCAGCACAGCCTGTGGCCGGCGTTCGCCGATATGCCTGCCGGCTGGCGGGTGGCCTTCGGCGAGAGCAGCCGTGATGACTGCCTGAGCTACATCGAGGCGAACTGGGCGGACATCCGGCCCAGGGGCTTGCGCGAGGCGATCGGCAGCTGACGCGACCCGGCCGGATCAGGCCGGGTTGGGCGCGAGCGCGTCCATGTCGAACAGTCGGGCATGCAGGATGGTGCGATTACGCAGGGCCGAGCGCACCGCCCGGTGCAACCCGTCCTCCAGGTAGATGTCGCCGCGCCACTTCACCGCGTGCGGGAACAGGTCGCCGTAGAACGTCGAGTCCTCGGACAGCAGCCGGTCCAGTGCGAGCACCGTGGTGGTCGTGACCAGCTCGTCGAGGCGCAGCTGTCGCGGCGGGATACGGGACCAGTCCCGGTGGGAGAGCCCGTGCTCCGGGTACGGTTTGCCCTCTTGGACGCCCTTGAAGATCATCGCCGGCCCGCCTCCGTCACAGTGGTGCGCGGTGTTGCCATCGGCATAGTCGCCTAGGTTAATACCCTGATGGGGAATTGCCTGCGCCGGTGTCATCTGGAGTGACGGCCCGGAGCGTTTCACCGCTGAATCGGTAAACCCGCCGCTGGTCAGT
Coding sequences within:
- a CDS encoding MbtH family protein; its protein translation is MSSNPFDDENGTFYVLVNDEEQHSLWPAFADMPAGWRVAFGESSRDDCLSYIEANWADIRPRGLREAIGS
- a CDS encoding type II toxin-antitoxin system VapB family antitoxin, producing the protein MIFKGVQEGKPYPEHGLSHRDWSRIPPRQLRLDELVTTTTVLALDRLLSEDSTFYGDLFPHAVKWRGDIYLEDGLHRAVRSALRNRTILHARLFDMDALAPNPA